TTACTTGCGGCATATTCGTTGCCGCGCTCGGAACGCTCGTCGCTTTTTTTGTGTTCGAGCCGGATCAGCGGCCGAAACCGACGACAGACCAAGCGACCACTCCTCCGGAGCAGAAACACATACGACGAGTCGATCGGGCCATCGTCTCCCGCGTTCTTCGCTCACCCTTGCTCTGGACGGTATCCGTCCTCTCCGTCCTAGCGCACGGAATCCTGTTCATCACGATGTTCGGATTCACGCCGCTTCAAGCGGTCGAGCTTGGCGCCAGCGAAGCCCAGCACCGGCATCGTCGTCGCCTTCATGGTCCCGCACGCGCTCGTCTCGCTATGGACGGGGCGATATCTCGCTCCCCGCTTCGGCACGCGCCGGGTCGTCATCGTCGGCTTCTTGCTGGCCGCAATCTTCACCGCGGCGATTCCGTTCAGCCCCAACCTCGGCTGGCTGGCAGCGACTCAAGCGCTGAACGGCATTGCCCAAGCGATGTACTTCCCGCTTCTGCTCAGCTTGGCCATTCGGCATTTCGTGCCGGAAGAACGGGCGACGGCGATGGGATTGTATCAATCGGTTTACTCGCTGGGCATGTTCCTCGGACCCTACATCGCTGGAGGATTAAACGCGTTCGGCGGCCTAAAAGCCGGCTTTCTCTTCGGGTCCTCCCTCGGTCTGATCGCTATTGCCATCGTCTT
This region of Cohnella herbarum genomic DNA includes:
- a CDS encoding MFS transporter, whose translation is MVPHALVSLWTGRYLAPRFGTRRVVIVGFLLAAIFTAAIPFSPNLGWLAATQALNGIAQAMYFPLLLSLAIRHFVPEERATAMGLYQSVYSLGMFLGPYIAGGLNAFGGLKAGFLFGSSLGLIAIAIVLSNKRLET